DNA from Penaeus vannamei isolate JL-2024 chromosome 3, ASM4276789v1, whole genome shotgun sequence:
CGCCCAATGCCTCAGAGCAGGCATCAGAATTCTTAAAAGATAGGAAATCTAGTATGATGCCTTGATTAACCGATGATTGAGAGGTGGCATTCACAAAGGACTTCGAGATTTTATACGAAGGAATTGTCGTGCAAATCTTTAAGCCAGTTGGTGTCAGAAATAAAATGACAACATCAGAGTGATATGAACTCTCTTTGTAAATGCAGATCGTATTTCAGTCTGAATCTAAATGGCctcattatatctatatagatcCTCTTTTACGAGAAATCTGAAAAGTTGATGGCTAGCGTGAGTCAGCGTTCTGCACTGCACACAGATCATTAGCAACATCCTCTTCACTCATTTTGCGCAGCTCGGCATCGTAGCCCACGAGATCGGGCACGCCGGGGGCTTCTTCCACGAGCAGTCCCGCCTCTGACCGCCACTCCAACATACAAGTCAACGAGGAGAACATCATTGAAGACAAATTATCTCAGTTCGCAATGCAGACCATCGGCATCGACGTCTATTCCGTGCTTTATGACTACAGTTCCGTTATGCACTATGGCTCCAAGGTCAGTCGTTTGAGTTGGGTGAGAGGGGTGTTGTCATCCATTTTGCTTTTTGATCTTAGCGGTCATCGAGGTGAAGATAACATGGATATTCTTATATACTACGTCGACTGTCTATTCTTTGGAAGTACTTCACCAAGAATGGCAAGTTGACCATCTCCACCTTGGATCCCCCTCGCGCAGGAACTTATAGGATCTCGCAAAGGCCTTTCTCACTACGATAAGTTACTCGCTAACCGCATGTACTCCTGCATAGGTGAGTGAAATATGCCAACGACAACAAACCCTTCCAAATGCCTTCAGCCTTTTGTTTCTTCTCGTATCATTATCAAACGGAAATAACAAACTGACACGACCCATCCTTACTGATACATTTCCTTGTTAATTCCCAACTATTTGCTATCCAAAGACCCTTGGCTGACACATTGCAGATTTGAGAGCGACCCGTGCCAGAACTATGGGTACATCGGCAAAAATTGTGCCTGCGTGTGTCCTCCAGGGAGCTCGGGCACCAACTGTGATATCACCAAAGCAGGATACTATGGTAATGGCACCTCGCCTCATTAAATTGTCTCTTTATACCCTTTCTCTTGTTTTAGGGTATGtatgggaaggaaaaaaaggattttattgatattatcatcactatcattattattattgttgctactgaAAGTGAATATTCAGTTGATTGAAACAGCATTGTCAGTCAGTTAATAAAAGTGCTCGTTGCTATCATTCTCTagaaatagtaagagaaagagaaagacaagaatatgAAGGCGATGACGGAGATTCTGAATGAGCGAATCAATATCTCGACAAGGAAATCGAGAAATGACAACAAAGTCCTGCCTCCCCGCCCTCCCGCTCCCCGCTTTCCtgccttccccgcctcccctcttcctacctcccacacccctctccacGCCTTCCCGCTCCTcgttccctgcctttccctctccccgctcctcgttccctgccttcccctctcctcgttccctgccttccccgcc
Protein-coding regions in this window:
- the LOC113806397 gene encoding LOW QUALITY PROTEIN: protein SpAN-like (The sequence of the model RefSeq protein was modified relative to this genomic sequence to represent the inferred CDS: deleted 2 bases in 2 codons), with the protein product MDHWAEHTCLTFEEASDLSGPHLEFKKLSGCYSSLGRLWWQSGRDSSIGENCDRIISNILFTHFAQLGIVAHEIGHAGGFFHEQSASDRHSNIQVNEENIIEDKLSQFAMQTIGIDVYSVLYDYSSVMHYGSKYFTKNGKLTISTLDPLAQELIGSRKGLSHYDKLLANRMYSCIDPWLTHCRFESDPCQNYGYIGKNCACVCPPGSSGTNCDITKAGYYANQEVFFPLGTKCTKKIVAPECYSPRVTFRSFRLYGRVTCSDGTSCCYYD